In Prunus dulcis chromosome 2, ALMONDv2, whole genome shotgun sequence, a single genomic region encodes these proteins:
- the LOC117619692 gene encoding LOW QUALITY PROTEIN: pentatricopeptide repeat-containing protein At1g11710, mitochondrial-like (The sequence of the model RefSeq protein was modified relative to this genomic sequence to represent the inferred CDS: inserted 1 base in 1 codon), which produces MNWVLSFSLPXNRLICRGLHLGKQFSSPSSENIIFRAICVNLKQRRWKFLEQISPTLTNSLVSRVVLEFRNSPQLGLEFYNWVRENKSFPHCLECSCTVIHVLVHCRRFDDALSLMENLMSADGLLPLVVLEGLVSSYDEACGCSSPAVFDALVRACTRFGQTEGAYEVIKKLRMDGYWVTVHAWNNFLNHVLKLNEIARFWKLYKEMVSYGYVENVNTFNLVIYALCKECKLLEAMSEYYRMLKSGIWPSVVTFNMIIDGACKMGDMELALKLLRKMGVMSGECVTPNLVSYNCIINGFCKIGSLSFAEEIQAEMTQAGVESNLRTYATLVDGYARGGSLEVALRLCDEMVERGLTPNSVVYNSIIHWLCKEGDVEEACLLFSDLIDRHLCPDQFTYSILINGLCRNGLVTEALRFHNQILEKSLVKDVFSHNILIDYMCKNKNLIGAMQLLGSMFVRGLLPDTVTYGTLIDWYCKEGNIGSAVQIYDKLIDVEKKPNLVIYNSVVNGLCKEASVDIARNLMDALQRIDFLDIITYNTLIHAYLICGKIDEAFFLFREMEEVGISFNRVTYNILINFLCKFGCSQQAKELMKVMISRGMVPDFITYTTLITNFSKNCSPEEVIELHDYMVIKGVIPDRQTYKHVVCPFLLEENEKCKD; this is translated from the exons ATGAACTGGGTGCTGAGCTTCTCTCTAC AAAACCGTCTAATTTGCCGCGGCCTTCACTTGGGTAAGCAATTCTCAAGCCCAAGTTCTGAGAACATTATTTTTAGAGCAATTTGTGTTAATCTCAAACAGAGGAGATGGAAGTTTCTAGAGCAGATATCACCCACTCTTACCAATTCCTTAGTAAGTCGTGTTGTTCTCGAGTTTCGAAACTCCCCACAGTTGGGTTTAGAATTTTACAATTGGGTTCGAGAAAACAAGAGCTTTCCTCACTGTTTAGAATGTTCTTGTACTGTAATTCATGTGTTGGTCCATTGTAGGAGATTTGATGATGCCTTGTCTCTTATGGAGAATCTAATGAGTGCAGATGGTCTGCTCCCATTGGTTGTTTTGGAAGGGTTGGTTAGTAGCTATGATGAAGCTTGTGGTTGTTCAAGCCCTGCAGTGTTTGATGCACTTGTGAGGGCTTGTACTCGATTCGGGCAGACCGAAGGTGCTTATGAGGTAATTAAGAAGCTGAGGATGGATGGTTATTGGGTTACGGTTCACGCTTGGAATAACTTTCTTAATCATGTACTGAAGTTGAATGAAATTGCTAGGTTTTGGAAGCTATATAAAGAAATGGTTTCATATGGGTATGTTGAAAATGTCAATACCTTCAATTTGGTTATTTATGCTCTCTGTAAGGAATGCAAATTACTAGAAGCAATGTCGGAATATTATCGGATGTTGAAGAGTGGAATTTGGCCTAGTGTTGTTACTTTTAACATGATTATAGATGGAGCGTGCAAGATGGGTGATATGGAACTTGCCTTGAAGCTTTTGAGGAAGATGGGAGTAATGTCGGGGGAGTGTGTTACGCCCAATTTAGTTTCGTACAATTGTATCATTAATGGGTTTTGCAAAATTGGTAGTTTATCTTTTGCAGAGGAAATCCAAGCTGAAATGACCCAGGCAGGTGTTGAGTCCAATTTGAGGACTTATGCAACTCTAGTAGATGGGTATGCAAGAGGAGGGAGTTTGGAGGTGGCACTTAGATTGTGTGATGAAATGGTGGAAAGGGGTCTGACCCCTAACTCTGTTGTTTACAATTCAATTATCCATTGGCTTTGCAAAGAAGGAGATGTTGAGGAAGCATGTTTGTTGTTTTCCGACTTGATTGACAGGCATTTATGCCCTGATCAATTTACCTACTCAATCCTCATTAACGGGCTCTGCCGAAATGGGCTTGTGACTGAAGCACTAAGATTCCATAACCAAATTCTTGAGAAAAGCCTTGTCAAGGATGTTTTTTCTCATAATATCCTCATCGATTATAtgtgcaaaaacaaaaacttgataGGAGCCATGCAATTGTTGGGCAGTATGTTTGTTCGTGGTCTACTTCCTGACACTGTCACCTATGGAACCTTGATTGATTGGTACTGCAAAGAAGGAAACATAGGAAGTGCAGTTCAAATTTATGACAAACTGATAGATGTGGAGAAAAAACCTAATTTGGTGATATACAATTCTGTCGTAAATGGGTTATGCAAAGAGGCATCAGTGGATATTGCAAGAAATTTGATGGATGCATTACAGAGGATAGATTTTCTTGACATTATAACCTATAACACATTGATTCATGCCTATTTAATCTGTGGGAAGATTGATGAggcattttttttgtttcggGAAATGGAAGAGGTTGGGATTTCATTCAATAGAGTCACTTACAATATATTGATCAATTTTTTGTGCAAGTTTGGGTGTTCTCAACAAGCAAAGGAACTTATGAAGGTAATGATTTCTAGGGGTATGGTTCCTGATTTTATAACATACACCACTCTTATTACCAATTTCAGTAAGAATTGCAGCCCAGAAGAAGTCATTGAATTACATGACTACATGGTGATTAAGGGAGTAATTCCTGACAGACAAACGTACAAACATGTTGTCTGTCCATTTCTtctagaagaaaatgaaaaatgcaaAGATTAG